The Mycobacterium paragordonae genome includes a region encoding these proteins:
- a CDS encoding alpha/beta fold hydrolase, giving the protein MPTIDISAGTIHYEETGPENGRPVVFVHGYMMGGQLWRQVSERLAGRGLRCIAPTWPLGAHPEPLRPGADRSITGVAGMVADFLAALDLDDVVLVGNDTGGVVTQLVAVHHPERLGALVLTSCDAFEHFPPPILKPVILAAKSKKVFRAATQAVRAPVARKRAYEGLAHSDIDALTQAWVQPGLSDPAIAEDLRQFSLSMRTEVTTGVAARLPEFDKPTLIAWSGDDVFFELEDGRRLAAAIPNARLEVIAGARTFSMLDQPDRLADLLSSVAVRA; this is encoded by the coding sequence ATGCCGACGATCGACATTAGCGCCGGAACCATCCATTACGAAGAAACCGGACCCGAAAACGGCAGGCCCGTGGTGTTCGTGCACGGGTACATGATGGGCGGCCAATTGTGGCGCCAGGTCAGCGAGCGCCTGGCCGGTCGGGGTTTGCGGTGTATCGCCCCCACCTGGCCGCTCGGCGCCCACCCTGAACCGCTGCGACCCGGCGCCGACCGGAGCATCACCGGTGTCGCCGGCATGGTGGCCGATTTCCTTGCCGCACTTGACCTTGACGACGTGGTGCTGGTCGGCAACGACACCGGCGGAGTGGTGACCCAACTGGTCGCGGTGCACCACCCGGAGCGACTCGGTGCGCTCGTGCTGACCAGTTGTGATGCCTTCGAGCACTTCCCGCCGCCCATTCTCAAGCCGGTCATCCTCGCGGCCAAGTCGAAGAAGGTGTTCCGCGCGGCAACCCAGGCCGTGCGGGCGCCCGTCGCACGCAAGCGGGCCTATGAAGGACTGGCGCACAGTGACATTGACGCGCTGACGCAGGCCTGGGTGCAGCCGGGCCTGTCCGATCCGGCGATCGCCGAGGATCTGCGCCAGTTCTCGCTGTCGATGCGCACCGAGGTGACCACCGGCGTCGCCGCCCGGCTTCCCGAGTTCGACAAGCCGACGCTCATCGCCTGGTCGGGTGACGACGTCTTCTTCGAACTCGAAGACGGCCGCCGGCTCGCCGCGGCAATTCCGAACGCGCGCTTGGAGGTCATCGCGGGCGCGCGCACCTTCTCGATGCTGGACCAACCTGACCGTCTGGCAGATCTACTGTCATCGGTCGCGGTGCGCGCCTAG
- a CDS encoding Zn-ribbon domain-containing OB-fold protein: protein MTLRPQSGSVPHASSPVSVPFWEGCRSHELRYQHCADCGVANFPPTEHCRQCLSASLEWTRSGGSGEIYSWTVVHRPVTADFEPPYAPAIVTLDEGYQMLTNVVGIAADALAIGLRVRVAFHSVGEDLTLPYFTGSP from the coding sequence ATGACACTGCGCCCGCAATCCGGATCTGTGCCGCACGCCAGTAGTCCCGTCTCCGTGCCGTTCTGGGAAGGCTGCCGCTCCCACGAGCTGCGCTACCAGCACTGCGCGGACTGCGGCGTCGCCAATTTTCCGCCGACAGAGCATTGCCGCCAATGCCTTTCGGCTTCGCTGGAGTGGACGCGGAGCGGCGGATCGGGCGAAATTTACAGCTGGACCGTCGTGCACCGGCCGGTGACCGCAGACTTCGAGCCTCCCTACGCACCCGCGATAGTAACCCTGGACGAGGGTTACCAGATGCTGACCAACGTCGTCGGCATCGCGGCCGACGCCTTGGCGATCGGCCTGCGCGTGCGGGTCGCATTCCATTCAGTGGGAGAGGATTTGACCCTTCCATACTTCACCGGGTCACCATGA
- a CDS encoding SDR family NAD(P)-dependent oxidoreductase codes for MSEAALQDRRILVTGAATGIGAAAVAALSAAGAQVVATYHRTPPPDDLTATWLQCDVRDAGAVSSMVDRAAEVLGGLDVLVNAAGLWQAGIPGYIESEDISFLLDTNVKATILTNQAAYAVMKDQQPKGGRIINFGSSEAVMGSPVSAVYAATKGAVQAWTRSAAQAWAHDKITVNALAPAVQTPGSNRFREFLGPDAAPLIDEQLKTRIPLGGALGDPARDLGPVLVFLAGPGSGFITGQLLAVDGGLTMVGG; via the coding sequence ATGTCGGAAGCAGCCCTGCAGGACAGACGCATTCTGGTAACCGGTGCCGCGACGGGCATCGGTGCGGCGGCCGTCGCCGCCCTCAGTGCGGCCGGCGCGCAGGTCGTCGCCACCTACCACCGGACACCGCCGCCCGACGACCTGACCGCGACCTGGCTGCAGTGCGATGTGCGCGATGCCGGCGCCGTCTCGTCCATGGTTGACCGCGCGGCCGAGGTTCTCGGCGGGCTTGACGTTCTGGTGAACGCTGCCGGTCTGTGGCAGGCCGGGATTCCGGGTTACATCGAGTCCGAGGACATTTCATTCCTGTTGGATACCAACGTGAAAGCCACGATCCTGACCAACCAGGCCGCCTACGCGGTGATGAAGGACCAGCAGCCCAAGGGCGGCCGCATCATCAACTTCGGATCGTCGGAAGCCGTGATGGGCAGCCCGGTCTCGGCCGTCTACGCCGCGACCAAAGGCGCGGTGCAGGCCTGGACGCGGTCGGCGGCGCAGGCCTGGGCGCACGACAAGATCACCGTCAACGCGTTGGCGCCCGCGGTGCAGACACCGGGCTCCAACCGGTTCCGGGAGTTTCTCGGGCCCGACGCCGCGCCGTTGATCGACGAGCAACTCAAGACCCGGATTCCGCTCGGCGGCGCACTCGGTGATCCGGCGCGCGACCTCGGACCCGTGCTGGTGTTCCTGGCCGGTCCCGGCTCCGGCTTCATCACCGGACAACTGCTGGCGGTGGACGGCGGCCTGACCATGGTCGGCGGCTGA
- a CDS encoding MarR family transcriptional regulator, whose product MSPRRITNGLPVTAYLVLGVLAATDEQLTAGEIKTRAELSVGHFYWSPSVSHVRRELGRLLERGMVGEIDARSGKRAITLYETTDSGLEALRSWVQHFPGEDQVVIKHPVILRTWLARGEDPERVIDTLERHLEATRGRLDEALWSRRRSREVGILDDPEQRYSFAVLDYAIRGLYAEISNIEQLRDEIASGTTRDPAGRVRRPKGQIRRRAQ is encoded by the coding sequence ATGAGCCCGCGGCGCATCACCAACGGACTGCCAGTCACTGCCTACCTGGTGCTCGGCGTGCTGGCGGCCACCGACGAGCAACTCACCGCGGGCGAAATCAAAACGCGCGCAGAGCTTTCGGTCGGCCACTTCTACTGGTCCCCGTCGGTCAGCCATGTGCGGCGCGAACTGGGCCGGCTGCTGGAGCGTGGGATGGTCGGCGAAATCGACGCGCGGTCGGGCAAACGGGCCATCACGCTGTACGAGACCACCGACTCCGGACTCGAGGCGCTGCGCAGCTGGGTGCAGCACTTTCCCGGCGAGGATCAGGTCGTCATCAAGCATCCGGTGATTCTGCGGACCTGGCTGGCTCGCGGTGAGGATCCGGAGCGGGTGATCGACACCCTGGAGCGACACCTAGAGGCGACTCGGGGACGGTTGGACGAGGCGTTGTGGTCGCGACGGCGATCCCGGGAGGTCGGCATCCTCGACGATCCCGAACAGCGTTACTCCTTCGCGGTCCTGGACTACGCCATCCGCGGACTCTATGCGGAGATCTCCAACATCGAGCAGCTGCGCGACGAGATCGCTTCGGGCACAACGCGAGATCCGGCCGGCCGGGTGCGGCGGCCCAAGGGCCAGATCCGGCGGCGCGCCCAATAG
- a CDS encoding TetR/AcrR family transcriptional regulator, which yields MEIKRRTQEERSAATREALILAARKLWGLRGYAEVGTPEIATEAGVTRGAMYHQFADKAALFGAVVEAVELDVMTRMATLVASSGAAGPADMIRAAVDAWLDVSGDPEVRQLILLDAPAVLGWAAFRDVAQRYSLGMTEQLITEAIKAGQLARLPVRPLATVLIGALDEAAMAVATAEDQQKTRAEIGQVLHRLIDGMLEG from the coding sequence ATGGAAATCAAGAGACGCACTCAGGAGGAGCGCTCCGCGGCAACCCGCGAGGCGCTGATCTTGGCTGCCCGCAAGCTGTGGGGCCTGCGCGGCTACGCCGAAGTCGGTACCCCGGAGATCGCCACCGAGGCCGGGGTCACCCGGGGTGCCATGTATCACCAATTCGCCGACAAGGCAGCACTATTCGGCGCGGTGGTGGAGGCGGTGGAGCTCGACGTGATGACGCGGATGGCCACGCTGGTGGCCTCGTCAGGAGCCGCCGGCCCGGCCGACATGATTCGCGCCGCGGTGGACGCCTGGCTCGACGTGTCCGGGGATCCGGAGGTGCGCCAGTTGATCCTGCTGGACGCACCAGCGGTGCTGGGCTGGGCCGCCTTCCGCGACGTTGCCCAGCGCTACAGCCTGGGCATGACCGAACAGTTGATCACCGAGGCGATCAAGGCGGGCCAGCTGGCGCGACTGCCGGTGCGCCCTTTGGCGACCGTGCTGATCGGCGCACTCGACGAGGCGGCGATGGCGGTCGCCACCGCCGAGGATCAGCAGAAGACCCGCGCGGAGATCGGCCAGGTATTGCACCGGCTCATCGACGGGATGCTCGAGGGGTAA
- a CDS encoding thiolase family protein, with product MSQQRTAAIVGVYNTVQGRRLDGETSRGLAVKAVKGALNDAGLRLEDVDGISAGPLSTALIYDLRVGPAWQGMGFGVGMITEAATAIEHGMADVVVLVAAQAGEYRDHEATAPWTRPENEFVAPWGMFTTAEFALIARRHMHVYGTTREQMSMVAATIRNNGSNNPEAVYYQRGPFAPEDITASRLIADPFHLLDCATTSEGGCALVVANIAAVETTGRPAYILGSGADFHGPSYQHPPAWDLAGRRGDHVNGVVGRRAADRAFGHAGIRRDDVDVLELYDPFSFEIIRQLEAFRFCGDGEGGPFVADGHIAIGGSHPITTDGGTMSFSHAGANPQMMQRAVRAVQQLRGDAGPLQVPGARIALCSNGGAGALFTTVLLLGSEPR from the coding sequence TGTACAACACCGTGCAGGGACGGCGACTGGACGGCGAGACATCGCGCGGCCTGGCCGTCAAGGCCGTCAAGGGCGCACTCAACGATGCGGGGTTGCGTCTGGAGGACGTTGACGGCATCAGCGCGGGGCCCTTGTCTACTGCGCTGATCTACGACCTGCGCGTCGGGCCGGCCTGGCAGGGAATGGGTTTCGGTGTCGGCATGATCACCGAGGCGGCCACCGCGATCGAGCACGGCATGGCTGACGTGGTGGTGCTCGTCGCAGCTCAGGCGGGCGAGTACCGCGACCACGAAGCCACCGCACCATGGACGCGGCCCGAAAACGAATTCGTGGCGCCCTGGGGCATGTTCACCACCGCGGAGTTCGCGCTCATCGCCCGCCGGCACATGCACGTCTACGGCACCACGCGCGAACAAATGTCGATGGTGGCGGCGACCATCCGCAACAACGGCTCGAACAATCCCGAAGCCGTTTACTACCAACGAGGTCCATTCGCGCCCGAGGACATCACCGCGTCGCGGCTGATTGCCGACCCGTTTCACCTGCTGGATTGCGCCACCACCTCGGAGGGCGGCTGTGCGCTGGTGGTGGCCAACATCGCCGCCGTCGAGACGACGGGCCGGCCGGCCTACATTCTGGGCAGCGGCGCCGACTTCCACGGCCCCTCCTATCAGCACCCGCCGGCCTGGGATCTCGCGGGTCGTCGTGGTGACCACGTCAACGGCGTGGTGGGCCGGCGGGCAGCCGACCGCGCGTTCGGGCACGCGGGAATCCGGCGCGACGATGTGGACGTCCTGGAACTCTACGATCCGTTCTCATTCGAGATCATCAGACAATTGGAGGCGTTCCGGTTCTGCGGCGACGGTGAGGGCGGCCCGTTCGTCGCCGACGGTCACATCGCCATCGGCGGCAGCCATCCGATCACGACCGATGGAGGGACCATGTCGTTCAGTCATGCCGGCGCCAACCCGCAGATGATGCAGCGAGCCGTGCGCGCGGTGCAACAGTTGCGCGGCGATGCCGGACCGCTGCAAGTACCTGGCGCACGAATCGCCCTGTGCAGCAACGGCGGCGCCGGCGCACTGTTCACCACGGTGCTGCTGCTGGGAAGCGAGCCCCGATGA
- a CDS encoding dipeptidase, with protein MILWDQHTCLPLQAEAEVGLLTRYRRRGGAFVSVNAGYSPHSFGDTTALLRHFRSAVAAHPDLELAGTVDDVTSIAGEDRIAVVFDLEDSRPLDDDLDNLAVLAGLGVRTLLPTYNHANRAGSGCLDAVDGGLTDWGRSIVTEMNRVGIVPDGSHCSPRTGLDMCEISTGPVIYSHSCMRAVWDHPRNISDEQAQACAATGGVIGITGVGIFLGPNTPTLEAMTRHLEYAVDLVGIDHVGISSDFSFDYDDFVEELARNPHLFDDNYTRWGTIQWMPPETLLTLSEHLDARGWRSANIAAVLGGNFLRVAQHAWAS; from the coding sequence ATGATCCTGTGGGACCAGCACACCTGCCTGCCGCTACAGGCCGAGGCCGAAGTCGGCCTGTTGACCCGGTACCGGCGTCGCGGTGGCGCATTCGTCTCGGTCAATGCGGGATACTCGCCACACAGCTTCGGTGACACCACGGCGCTGTTGCGCCACTTCCGAAGTGCGGTGGCCGCCCACCCGGACTTGGAGCTGGCCGGCACCGTCGACGATGTGACCAGTATCGCGGGCGAAGACCGCATCGCAGTGGTCTTCGACCTGGAAGACTCGCGTCCCCTCGACGACGATCTCGACAACCTCGCCGTGCTCGCCGGGCTCGGGGTGCGAACGTTGTTGCCCACCTACAACCACGCCAACCGCGCCGGCAGCGGATGCCTGGATGCGGTCGACGGCGGCCTCACCGACTGGGGGCGTTCGATAGTCACCGAGATGAACCGGGTGGGGATCGTCCCGGACGGGTCGCACTGCAGCCCGCGGACCGGGCTGGATATGTGTGAGATATCCACGGGCCCGGTGATTTACAGCCACTCGTGCATGAGAGCGGTCTGGGACCATCCGCGCAATATCAGCGACGAACAGGCGCAGGCCTGCGCGGCCACCGGAGGAGTCATCGGTATCACCGGCGTCGGGATCTTCCTGGGTCCCAACACCCCGACCCTGGAAGCCATGACTCGACACCTGGAATACGCCGTCGACCTGGTCGGCATCGACCACGTAGGCATCAGCAGCGATTTCTCCTTCGACTATGACGATTTCGTCGAGGAGCTCGCCCGCAACCCGCACCTGTTCGACGACAACTACACCCGGTGGGGGACGATCCAGTGGATGCCGCCGGAGACGCTACTGACACTGTCCGAGCATCTCGACGCGCGCGGCTGGCGCTCCGCGAACATTGCCGCCGTCCTGGGCGGCAACTTCCTGCGGGTTGCACAACATGCCTGGGCGAGTTGA
- a CDS encoding LysR family transcriptional regulator → MADPELRLLRYFVTVAEERHFGRAAERLHIAQPPLSQQIQKLERQLGAELIDRSRRPIELTDAGRALFDEAQLALTHAERAFAAARRAATGQLGQLRIGALQAAVDGVLPYVMRAHRRQFPDVRLELSELNSVEQVEQLISHRIDVALLRGPVDEPSLTVQPLIDDPLAAVVCEDHALADQQRIEPALLAHEPMILWTRAAAATTYGDVIELFRMYEIEPPIVDEVPRIQTILALVASGAGIALLPTSFVNLGRTGVRFVPLEGQLPHRPLALAWRTVNQSPGVRGFLHVAAAAVPQYLDDLRGHYPQLGVTPRASRR, encoded by the coding sequence ATGGCCGATCCGGAGCTGCGACTGCTTCGCTACTTCGTGACGGTGGCCGAGGAACGCCATTTCGGGCGCGCCGCGGAGCGGTTGCACATCGCGCAGCCACCATTGAGTCAGCAGATTCAGAAGCTGGAGCGTCAGTTGGGCGCCGAGCTCATCGACCGGTCGCGGCGCCCGATCGAGCTCACCGATGCGGGCAGAGCGCTGTTCGACGAGGCACAGCTTGCGCTCACCCACGCCGAGCGGGCTTTCGCGGCGGCGCGCCGGGCTGCCACCGGGCAGCTCGGCCAGCTGCGCATCGGGGCCCTGCAGGCGGCGGTCGACGGGGTGCTGCCATACGTGATGCGGGCACACCGGCGGCAATTCCCGGACGTGCGGCTCGAACTCAGCGAACTGAACAGCGTCGAGCAGGTGGAGCAACTGATCTCCCACCGCATCGACGTCGCACTGCTGCGCGGCCCGGTCGACGAACCGTCATTGACCGTCCAGCCGCTCATCGACGATCCGCTGGCCGCGGTCGTGTGCGAGGACCATGCACTGGCTGACCAACAACGGATCGAGCCGGCACTGCTGGCGCACGAACCGATGATCCTGTGGACACGAGCCGCGGCAGCCACCACCTACGGCGACGTCATCGAGCTGTTCCGGATGTACGAGATCGAACCGCCGATCGTCGACGAAGTTCCGCGCATCCAGACGATCCTTGCGTTGGTCGCATCGGGAGCCGGCATAGCCTTGCTACCAACGTCTTTCGTCAATCTGGGCCGCACCGGGGTGCGATTCGTCCCACTAGAGGGGCAATTGCCCCACCGGCCGCTGGCGCTGGCGTGGCGCACTGTGAACCAGTCCCCCGGCGTGCGTGGCTTTTTGCACGTCGCGGCTGCGGCGGTACCGCAATACCTGGACGACCTGCGTGGGCACTATCCGCAGTTGGGTGTTACCCCTCGAGCATCCCGTCGATGA